A genomic window from Pontibacillus halophilus JSM 076056 = DSM 19796 includes:
- a CDS encoding zinc dependent phospholipase C family protein, whose amino-acid sequence MPNVWTHILFSEDVLDHIQTPKEIKRADSHIHLGAQGPDPFFYYHFLPWQRDKTVEQLGLAMHTKQCGPFLLDLIIEAKDAPIATQAYVLGFITHHILDRNTHPYIHYLAGYEANKHQKLEVLIDTLMMKQYRNVDTWQTPVHKLLYVGLHLPTATTELLERLIDKHYKEETRELPPRYVQRSYEDMKRALRLLYDPWGWKNTLFPTLVSPFSYRPYEDHLDLLNNNSNTWYHSATNEPSTKSFHDLYKEAWGEGKRVVSATLTYWENPTPSREAVLERLIQNISYDTGKPVELEMSNHYSCPIL is encoded by the coding sequence ATGCCAAACGTTTGGACCCATATCTTATTTAGCGAAGATGTGCTCGACCACATTCAAACCCCAAAAGAAATAAAACGTGCAGATTCCCATATTCACCTAGGTGCACAAGGTCCAGACCCGTTTTTCTATTATCACTTTCTTCCTTGGCAGCGTGATAAGACGGTGGAGCAACTTGGCTTAGCCATGCATACGAAACAATGTGGTCCTTTCTTATTAGATTTAATTATTGAAGCGAAGGATGCACCGATTGCGACGCAAGCTTATGTACTTGGATTTATCACACATCACATACTTGACCGAAACACCCACCCATACATTCATTATTTAGCTGGATATGAGGCAAATAAGCATCAGAAACTCGAAGTACTCATTGATACACTGATGATGAAGCAGTATCGAAACGTTGATACATGGCAGACGCCTGTTCATAAATTGCTCTATGTAGGCCTTCACCTCCCTACTGCGACAACAGAACTACTTGAACGTCTTATCGATAAACATTACAAAGAAGAGACGCGGGAACTCCCACCGCGCTACGTACAGCGTTCCTACGAAGATATGAAGCGAGCGTTGCGTCTCTTGTATGACCCTTGGGGCTGGAAGAACACCTTATTCCCCACTCTCGTCTCGCCGTTCTCCTATCGCCCATACGAAGATCACCTTGACTTATTAAATAACAACTCAAATACGTGGTATCACTCGGCCACGAATGAACCATCGACAAAGAGCTTTCACGATCTGTATAAGGAAGCATGGGGAGAAGGAAAGCGGGTTGTGTCAGCTACCCTTACGTATTGGGAAAACCCTACTCCTTCAAGAGAAGCTGTTCTGGAGCGATTAATCCAGAATATCTCCTATGATACCGGTAAACCTGTAGAGTTAGAGATGTCCAACCACTATTCCTGCCCAATCCTATAA
- a CDS encoding MFS transporter, protein MKKRPVVSWMLYDWGNSAFATTMMAAVLPIFYQNVATVGVDDAVATSYWGYSQSIAVLIVALLAPILGAISDYSASKKQFLRFFAYMGILASVLMAFVQEGQFIFASLLLIIGTIGFSGGNVFYDAFLPEVAKGKDLDRVSTGGFAFGYIGGGVLLAINLGMIMAPQAFFLPDTLTATRAAFISVGLWWFIFSIPLFRNIREEKRVQDNVEKKAYVRIGFTRVSSTFKELRQYKQLLIFLLAFWLYNDGISTIIKMATIYGAEIGIGTNDLIMALVITQFVGIPCTFLFGWLATKMTAKRALTIALYVYIGIVALGYFMTTSLHFYILATCVGLVQGGAQALSRSIFGRMVPDDRHAEFFGFYGISSKFAAIFGPFLFGFVGQLTGSSRYGIVSLLVFFIIGVLLLQKVDVDKGQKQAQEATVTKDTVTVHT, encoded by the coding sequence ATGAAAAAGAGACCCGTGGTAAGCTGGATGCTATACGATTGGGGAAATTCTGCGTTTGCCACAACCATGATGGCAGCTGTACTCCCAATCTTCTATCAGAATGTCGCAACGGTTGGAGTCGATGATGCTGTGGCAACGAGCTATTGGGGGTATTCCCAATCTATTGCTGTCTTAATCGTAGCGTTATTGGCGCCCATACTCGGGGCTATTAGTGATTATTCAGCATCTAAGAAGCAATTCTTACGTTTCTTTGCGTATATGGGTATTCTAGCAAGTGTTCTTATGGCCTTTGTACAAGAGGGCCAATTTATCTTTGCGTCGTTGCTTCTTATTATAGGTACGATTGGTTTCTCAGGTGGAAATGTGTTCTACGACGCGTTTTTACCTGAAGTTGCGAAAGGAAAAGACCTCGACCGGGTATCAACGGGTGGCTTTGCTTTTGGTTATATTGGGGGAGGGGTCTTGCTTGCTATTAATTTAGGTATGATTATGGCGCCTCAAGCATTCTTCCTCCCAGATACGTTAACAGCGACACGAGCAGCTTTCATTTCTGTTGGTCTTTGGTGGTTCATCTTCTCCATTCCTCTCTTTCGTAACATAAGAGAAGAGAAGCGAGTTCAAGACAACGTAGAGAAGAAAGCCTATGTGCGCATTGGCTTTACACGGGTATCTAGCACATTTAAGGAGTTGCGACAGTATAAGCAATTATTAATCTTCCTTCTGGCTTTTTGGTTGTACAATGACGGAATCTCTACCATTATTAAGATGGCCACCATCTACGGAGCGGAAATTGGAATTGGAACAAATGACCTCATTATGGCATTAGTCATCACACAGTTCGTTGGGATTCCTTGTACATTCTTGTTCGGATGGCTTGCTACGAAGATGACTGCTAAACGGGCGTTGACGATTGCTCTTTATGTGTATATTGGAATTGTCGCACTTGGCTACTTTATGACAACTTCTCTTCACTTCTATATCTTAGCAACTTGTGTTGGACTCGTCCAAGGTGGTGCACAGGCCTTGAGTCGTTCTATCTTCGGGCGTATGGTACCTGATGATCGTCATGCTGAATTCTTCGGTTTTTATGGCATTTCATCTAAATTTGCTGCTATATTTGGGCCGTTCTTGTTCGGATTTGTAGGTCAATTAACAGGTTCAAGTCGTTACGGAATTGTCTCTCTACTCGTCTTCTTCATTATTGGGGTTCTGCTTCTCCAGAAGGTAGATGTAGATAAAGGGCAAAAACAGGCACAGGAAGCCACTGTTACGAAGGATACAGTGACGGTACACACCTAG
- a CDS encoding NAD(P)-dependent oxidoreductase produces MKIALLGGTGRVGREVAKLAEADGHTVVALVRDAEKGKTILPNAHLIEGDATTMESINQLVERADGLISCLGTDRTTTLTDTTPLLIRSMSEHGINRIVTIGTAGILNSRYEEDRYRFQSSESKRTKTFAAEEHLHAYFTLKESMLDWTIVCPTYLPEGGHEGNVRFLEDVLPENGERVTTYDTAKFAYDAFLEGTFSKKRVGICY; encoded by the coding sequence ATGAAGATTGCTCTATTAGGCGGAACAGGTAGAGTGGGACGAGAAGTTGCCAAACTTGCCGAAGCCGATGGTCATACAGTCGTCGCGCTTGTAAGGGATGCAGAAAAAGGGAAAACTATCCTCCCGAATGCTCATCTTATTGAAGGAGATGCAACAACGATGGAGTCCATAAATCAATTAGTGGAACGTGCAGACGGATTGATCTCTTGTCTTGGTACGGACCGAACGACAACCTTGACGGATACTACTCCACTACTGATTCGTTCTATGAGTGAACATGGAATCAACCGAATTGTGACGATTGGAACCGCAGGCATCTTGAACAGTCGTTACGAAGAGGACCGCTACCGCTTTCAATCCAGTGAATCGAAACGAACGAAGACATTCGCCGCAGAAGAACATCTTCACGCATACTTCACCTTAAAAGAATCTATGCTCGACTGGACGATTGTTTGCCCTACTTATTTACCTGAAGGCGGTCACGAGGGAAATGTTCGCTTTCTAGAAGATGTATTACCTGAGAATGGAGAACGAGTCACGACCTATGATACGGCTAAATTTGCATACGATGCATTTCTCGAAGGAACTTTCTCAAAGAAGCGAGTAGGAATCTGTTATTGA